One Ictalurus punctatus breed USDA103 chromosome 10, Coco_2.0, whole genome shotgun sequence genomic region harbors:
- the LOC108270601 gene encoding cortexin domain-containing 1 protein, with translation MEETTPDPAFVDVDQGLTLACIAFLCLLLVAMIIRCAKVIMDPYSAIPTSTWEEQHLDD, from the coding sequence ATGGAGGAAACAACGCCAGACCCCGCGTTCGTGGATGTGGACCAGGGCTTGACTCTGGCATGCATTGCTTTCCTCTGCCTGCTGCTGGTGGCCATGATCATCCGCTGTGCCAAAGTCATCATGGACCCATACAGCGCCATCCCCACGTCCACCTGGGAGGAGCAGCATCTAGACGACTAG